gtatctatccaacactcacctgtcacatagtgtcagagaatgagagaggcagtatctatccaacactcacctgtcacatagtgtcagagaatgacagaggcagtatctatcctgcactcacctgtcgcaTTGTATCAGTGAATGACAGAGGCAGCATCTAACctgcactcacctgttacatagtgtcagagaatgggagagacagtatctatccaacactcacctgtcacatagtatcaaagAATgacaagaggcagtatctatccaacttctattattaaggacgcagtagcgggacatttggagtagcacaattcaatcaaggaaagtcagcatggttttttgaaagggaaattagGTTTAACAAATtttgtggagttctttgaggatgtaacgagcaggttggataagggagaaccagtggatgtggtatatttggattatttccagaaggcattcataaggtgccacataaaagattactgcacaagataaaagttcacagggttggggataatatatagcatggatagaggattggctaactaacagaaaacagacagtcgggataaatgggtcattttccggtttgcaaacagtgactagtggagtgccgcaggaatcggtgttcggtcttcaactatttacaatctatattaatgacttggatgaagggaccgagtgtaatgtagccaagtttgttgatgatacaaagatgggtgggaaagcaaaatgggtgggacacaaaaaaatctgcaaatggtcagagtcaggctaagtgagtgagcaaaaatttggcagatggagtgtgggaaaatgtgaggttatccactttggcagaagtaatagaaagcaagttataatttaaatggagaaaatttgtaaagtgctgcagtacagatggatctggggatccttgtgcatgaaacacaaaaagctactatgcaggtacagcaagtaatcaggaaggcaaatggaatgttggcctttattgcaaagggggatagagtgtaaaagcagagaagtcctgccacaactttgcagggtattggtgaggccacacctggagtactgcgtacagttttggtttccgtatttgaggaaggatatacttgcaatggaggctgttgagagaaggttcactaggttgattccggagatgagggggttaacttatgaggataggttgagtagattgggcctatacacaatggagaagaatgagaggtgatctttttgaaacttataagattatgagggagctcgacaaggtggatgcagagaagatatttccactcatcggtgaaactaaaactaggggacatagtcttagaatatgggccgcccattaaaaactgagatgtggagacatttcttctctcagggggttgtaaatctatggaattctctgccccagagaactgtggaggctgggtcattcaatacattttaaggcagagatttttgagtgataacggaataaagagttatgggaagcgggcagggaagtggagctgagcccatgaagaGATCAGCCATGAAGTTATTGAatcgcagagcaggctcgaggggtcaaatgacctactcctatttcttatcttatgttaactgaacccagccagagtcagcaccctctgggattgagcgagagggagggaagtcagtgagtgtagaactgaacccagccagagtcaataccttcagggaaggggaaccagtgagtgtagaactgaacccagccagagtcaataccttcaggggaggggaactagtgagtgtagaactgaacccagccagagtcagcaccttcaagggaggggaaccagtgagtgtagaactgaacccagcccgagtcagcaccttcaggggaggggaaccagtgcgtgtagaactgaacccagccagagttggtgatgataattgggagcggaggacaagctgccttcagacgtgcgatgtgtttgaatctCAGGACAGGGACGGGGAAGAGTGTATGGGTCGGGGATTTACAgttttggaggaacaagagaggaaagaatgttccatacaaTCTCAATTTGTCGGTTGTGAATTACTGTCCtttacttgcagtaatgatttttgtaaactccttttccaggctattcgaagggcaggatttgcagacgggaaactcaatcCAAACATCACGTAAAGATCTGACGGAAtcattcgattcatcaggacctgaatatcatcggcctttgaatgtggaaggagaaatgtttgtctattctgtctgtgggaacagatttcaaacatcagtgtgactggaaaagcaccgagacacacacctgagtgagtgttccagtgcactgcctgtggaaagagcttgaatcagttacacagcctgaaaaagtaTCACAgtattgacagcggggagaaaccgtacacgtgttgtgggtgtggacgaggcttcaactgatcgtccaacctggagaaacacaaggacacccacaccatggagaaaccgtgggaatgtggggaatgtgggaggggattcaattacccgtctgagctggaaattcatcgacgcagtcatactggggagaggccgttcacctgccccgtgtgtgggaagggattcactgggttattcaacctgctgacacaccagcgagttcacactggggagaggccgttcacctgctctcagtgtgggaagggattcactcagtcatccagcctgctgacacaccagcgagttcacactggggagaggccgttcacctgctctgagtgtgggaagggattcactcagttatccaccctgctgacacaccagcgagttcacactggggagaggccgttcacctgctctacatgtgggaagggattcactctgtcatcctgcctgctgcaacaccagcgagttcacactggggagaggccattcacctgctctgagtgtgggaagggattcactcggtcatcccacctgctgcaacaccagcgagttcacactggggagttgctgttcacctgctccgagtgtgggaagggattcactcggtcatccgacctgctgaaacaccagcaagttcacactggggagaggccattcacctgctctacgtgtgggaaggtattcactcggtcatccaacctgctgacacaccagcgagttcacactggggagaggccattcacctgctctacgtgtgggaagcgattcactctgtcatccaacctgctgaaacaccagcgagttcacactggg
This DNA window, taken from Pristiophorus japonicus isolate sPriJap1 chromosome 20, sPriJap1.hap1, whole genome shotgun sequence, encodes the following:
- the LOC139232584 gene encoding zinc finger protein 229-like; this encodes MEKPWECGECGRGFNYPSELEIHRRSHTGERPFTCPVCGKGFTGLFNLLTHQRVHTGERPFTCSQCGKGFTQSSSLLTHQRVHTGERPFTCSECGKGFTQLSTLLTHQRVHTGERPFTCSTCGKGFTLSSCLLQHQRVHTGERPFTCSECGKGFTRSSHLLQHQRVHTGELLFTCSECGKGFTRSSDLLKHQQVHTGERPFTCSTCGKVFTRSSNLLTHQRVHTGERPFTCSTCGKRFTLSSNLLKHQRVHTGERPFTCSECGKRFTLSSNLLTHQRVHTGEKPFTCSECGKGFTQLSTLLEHQRIHTGERPFTCSQCGKGFTRSSHLLTHQRVHTGERPFTCSQCGKGFTQSSTLLTHQRVHTGERPFTCSQCGKGFTVSSHLLTHQRVHTGERPFTCSQCGKGFTQSSSLLRHQRVHK